Proteins encoded together in one Variovorax paradoxus EPS window:
- a CDS encoding histidine kinase dimerization/phospho-acceptor domain-containing protein, giving the protein MKNIRNGMRAPAGRWTAGVLAGAFASIVGVALGSGLRRQGGARGRVSVERQLAALRAHTARQAQAARQLDHDLRAPVGAMAVALELMSTTDDPSLKQEAMQVLERQIARMNTLTHRVHEFSREFNG; this is encoded by the coding sequence ATGAAAAACATTCGAAACGGCATGCGAGCGCCCGCGGGGCGATGGACTGCAGGCGTGTTGGCCGGTGCGTTTGCAAGCATCGTCGGCGTGGCGCTCGGTTCGGGCCTGCGGCGGCAAGGCGGAGCGCGCGGGCGCGTCTCGGTGGAGCGGCAACTGGCCGCGCTGCGCGCGCACACGGCGCGCCAGGCGCAGGCGGCACGGCAACTCGACCACGACCTGCGCGCACCGGTCGGTGCGATGGCGGTGGCGCTCGAACTCATGAGCACCACCGACGATCCCTCGTTGAAGCAAGAGGCGATGCAGGTGCTCGAGCGGCAGATCGCGCGTATGAATACGCTGACACATCGAGTGCACGAATTCTCACGCGAGTTCAACGGTTGA
- a CDS encoding sigma-54-dependent transcriptional regulator — translation MAHALIVEDDEDSARMMAALVAREGHSVMCANSLVAARRLMVMQRPDLLLLDLHLPDGDGFELLDDKNEALSDTVLVLMTGQASLETSIRAMRLGAADYLVKPINPQHLKGLLSRLIAPSQLRAEFDEVEELWRETGRFGPLIGRSQEMQRVYRQISRVARTAVTVFIHGESGTGKELVARAVHDMSRRREQPFLAVNCGALSPSLIESEIFGHERGSFTGAERQHQGFFERAHGGTLFLDEVTEMPLELQVKLLRVLETGTFMRVGSTQVQQTDVRVIAATNRDAAAAVASGRMREDLLYRLNVFPIALPPLRERGDDIGLIASDFLQDMARQEGGGAKHLSQGAHARLAAWRWPGNVRELRNVLQRAWVMASGSEIDEEWLPAPSAQPLRETPEAPRNGGAFAMPSTTAFDTGRDSAPAPLVPGGQQLVVEVGTQLADVERQLILATYERCGRHKERTAALLGISMKTLYNRLKEYQQ, via the coding sequence TTGGCGCACGCATTGATCGTTGAGGACGACGAAGATTCGGCCCGCATGATGGCCGCGCTCGTCGCGCGGGAGGGGCACTCGGTGATGTGCGCGAATTCGCTCGTCGCCGCGCGCCGGCTGATGGTGATGCAGCGGCCCGACCTGCTCTTGCTCGACCTGCACCTGCCCGACGGCGACGGCTTCGAGCTGCTCGACGACAAGAACGAGGCCTTGAGCGACACCGTGCTGGTGCTCATGACCGGCCAGGCGAGCCTGGAGACATCGATCCGCGCCATGCGCCTGGGCGCGGCCGACTACCTCGTGAAGCCCATCAACCCGCAGCACCTGAAGGGCCTGCTATCGCGCCTGATCGCACCGTCGCAGTTGCGCGCCGAGTTCGACGAGGTCGAGGAACTCTGGCGCGAGACCGGGCGCTTCGGCCCGCTGATCGGCCGCTCGCAGGAGATGCAGCGGGTGTACAGGCAGATTTCGCGCGTGGCGCGCACCGCGGTCACCGTGTTCATCCACGGCGAGAGCGGCACCGGCAAGGAACTGGTGGCGCGCGCGGTGCACGACATGAGCCGCCGGCGCGAGCAGCCCTTCCTGGCGGTGAACTGCGGCGCGCTCTCGCCCAGCCTGATCGAGAGCGAGATCTTCGGCCACGAGCGCGGCAGCTTCACCGGTGCCGAACGCCAGCACCAGGGCTTTTTCGAACGCGCGCACGGCGGCACGCTGTTCCTGGACGAAGTGACCGAGATGCCGCTGGAGCTGCAGGTGAAGCTGCTGCGGGTGCTGGAGACCGGCACCTTCATGCGCGTGGGCTCCACGCAGGTGCAGCAGACCGATGTGCGCGTGATCGCGGCAACCAACCGCGATGCGGCCGCGGCGGTGGCGAGCGGCCGCATGCGCGAAGACCTGCTCTACCGGCTCAACGTATTCCCCATCGCCTTGCCGCCGCTGCGCGAGCGCGGCGACGACATCGGGCTCATCGCGAGCGACTTCCTGCAGGACATGGCGCGCCAGGAAGGCGGCGGCGCCAAGCACCTGAGCCAGGGTGCGCACGCGCGCCTTGCGGCCTGGCGCTGGCCGGGCAATGTGCGCGAGCTGCGCAATGTGCTGCAGCGCGCCTGGGTGATGGCGAGCGGATCGGAGATCGACGAGGAATGGCTGCCCGCGCCGTCCGCACAGCCTTTGCGCGAGACACCGGAGGCGCCGCGCAATGGCGGGGCCTTCGCCATGCCATCGACGACCGCATTCGACACCGGGCGCGACAGCGCGCCCGCGCCGCTCGTGCCGGGCGGCCAGCAGCTCGTGGTCGAGGTCGGAACGCAGCTTGCCGATGTGGAGCGGCAGCTCATCCTCGCCACCTACGAGCGCTGCGGGCGCCACAAGGAGCGCACCGCCGCGCTGCTGGGCATCAGCATGAAGACCCTCTACAACCGGCTCAAGGAATACCAGCAGTAG
- a CDS encoding PAS domain S-box protein, with the protein MNDSTPDRAEEEGATQLDDAVPSFGYGLLPLVGLAGAAGSVEALCAFLQGTASDSGMAFVAVLNLSDRGPKAFADLVQTLRAATALPVVPVDQRVRLAPDTLHVLPPGRPPHMRGNFIEPAELPAGGGRHLPADLFFRTLADSHGPHATAVVLSGPDGDGTIGIKRVKERGGLTIVQDPRESAEGGMAQTALATGMVDWVLPAREMGTRIAAYYRLESQLRLPPEQPPAHDAALAEAALTDPGEAALREVLAFVRDRTGRDFDDYKRATVLRRLGRRMQVNGVGNLQAYLDCLRTRPGEAGALVHDMLISVTNFFRDSDSFAALEARVPELFRHKGPDDTLRAWVVACATGEEAYSIAMLLSEHARTLESPPSIQVFATDLDEEAVRAARDGIYPLAAEADLGEERIRQFFVREPRGLRVRRELREMVLFAVHDVLRDAPFARIDLATCRNLLIYLNRDAQTRVLETLHFAMYPGAPLFLGVSEAADGDGRLFAVADKPHRIYLRCQSRAGAPVPPRPVGPPRAAAARHSQAVIPLAAIAPPVAPQAMLPTLRGGQTMTWAEMHLQLVDLLAPPSILVDAGHEMLHISPAATAFLYFGGGEPSRNVMQAIVPDLKAELQTALHHAHERHEPVEVAPVRARIAGGEVEVTVSVRPVEAFGGGFLVLLRRQDLRQDALEGNSGETAPAAGDAFAVLPRMKPEPIASHLEREVGRLKARLRQTVEQYEVSTEELKASNEELHAMNEELHAAAEELDTSREELQSINEELTTVNQELKNKVDDLGHANSDIVNLMDATAIATVFLDRNLRVMRFTPSAATIFKLIASDTGRPLSDLVTGLDYPELSDDARAVLRSLQPSEREVGDARGNWYLARARPYRTIEDVIAGVVLSFVDITERKVAQESLRQSQERFSAIVNQASVGVAQMRLDGEITFANTCYRALTGYGDDELLGRRVLDFVHPADLPATQSLFEQLAAQGKPFQAENRIVRKNGEVMWLHKSVTVLTDGGGRPDSALIVCTDVSERKLAEEALRESQERMRLMLENAIEYAIFSVDMERRVTSWNAGAERLLGYSEQEILGRSADLIFTEEDRAAGAPVEEARTALAEGRAADDRLHQRKDGSRFWASGALMPMHDGEGRSIGLVKVLRDQSKQRAAQQELEQSRGELLSALRANEAARRALETADAAKDRFLAVLSHELRNPLASISGAAELLAPESLATQDQARAARVIRRQASVMKVMLGELLDVSSLRQGRLALSRERISAQAIADAALETVRPLIEHGRHTLDLDIAEEEIALDADPIRLSQVLSNLLSNAAKYTPAPGRIALSVRAEARDAVFEVTDDGIGMEPESIETMFEMFVQSEHAHARANGGLGIGLALVRNIVELHGGTVTGHSEGLGRGCRFTVRIPTARPAAAMSTLAPEAGGEAPVRLQRLLLADDNVDALWGLEQMLSRAGFEVETVNNGIDALRVAQALRPDAAVLDIGMPGMDGHEVARRIRAEPWGRELVLIAATGWGQPADRAAALAAGFDEHVAKPVTASDLQRLLRAHEAGRQARRLPDA; encoded by the coding sequence TTGAACGATTCCACGCCCGACAGGGCCGAAGAAGAAGGCGCCACGCAGTTGGACGATGCGGTGCCGTCGTTCGGCTATGGCCTCCTGCCCCTGGTGGGCCTGGCCGGCGCCGCGGGGAGCGTCGAGGCGCTGTGCGCGTTCCTGCAGGGCACCGCGTCCGATTCGGGCATGGCCTTCGTCGCCGTGCTGAACCTGTCCGACCGCGGGCCGAAGGCATTTGCCGATCTCGTCCAGACGCTGCGCGCGGCGACGGCGCTGCCTGTGGTGCCGGTCGACCAGCGGGTGCGCCTCGCACCCGACACCCTCCATGTGCTGCCGCCCGGCAGGCCGCCGCACATGCGCGGCAATTTCATCGAACCGGCCGAGCTGCCGGCGGGCGGCGGGCGCCACCTGCCGGCGGACCTTTTCTTTCGCACGCTCGCGGATTCGCATGGCCCGCATGCGACGGCGGTGGTGCTCTCGGGGCCGGACGGCGACGGCACCATCGGCATCAAGCGCGTCAAGGAGCGCGGGGGCCTGACCATCGTTCAGGACCCGCGCGAGTCGGCCGAGGGGGGCATGGCGCAGACGGCCCTCGCGACCGGCATGGTCGACTGGGTGCTGCCGGCGCGCGAGATGGGCACGCGCATCGCCGCGTACTACCGCCTCGAATCGCAGCTGCGCCTGCCGCCCGAACAGCCGCCGGCGCACGACGCCGCGCTCGCCGAGGCCGCGCTGACGGACCCCGGCGAAGCGGCCTTGCGCGAGGTGCTGGCCTTCGTGCGCGACCGCACCGGCCGCGATTTCGACGACTACAAGCGCGCCACGGTGCTGCGGCGCCTCGGCCGGCGCATGCAGGTGAACGGCGTGGGCAACCTGCAGGCCTACCTCGACTGCCTGCGCACGCGGCCCGGCGAGGCGGGCGCGCTGGTGCACGACATGCTCATCAGCGTGACCAACTTCTTTCGCGACAGCGACAGCTTCGCCGCACTGGAAGCGCGCGTGCCGGAGCTCTTTCGCCACAAGGGCCCGGACGACACGCTGCGCGCCTGGGTGGTGGCCTGCGCCACTGGCGAGGAGGCGTATTCGATCGCGATGCTGCTGAGCGAACACGCGCGCACGCTGGAGAGCCCACCGTCCATCCAGGTCTTCGCGACCGACCTGGACGAGGAGGCGGTGCGAGCCGCGCGCGACGGCATCTACCCGCTGGCGGCCGAGGCCGACCTGGGCGAAGAGCGCATCCGGCAGTTCTTCGTGCGCGAGCCGCGCGGCCTGCGGGTGCGGCGCGAACTGCGCGAGATGGTGCTGTTCGCGGTGCACGACGTGCTGCGCGACGCGCCGTTCGCGCGCATCGACCTGGCGACCTGCCGCAACCTGCTCATCTACCTGAACCGCGATGCGCAGACGCGCGTGCTGGAGACGCTGCACTTCGCGATGTACCCGGGCGCGCCGCTGTTCCTCGGCGTCTCGGAGGCGGCGGACGGCGACGGGCGCCTGTTCGCCGTGGCCGACAAGCCGCACCGCATCTACCTGCGCTGCCAGTCGCGCGCGGGCGCACCGGTGCCGCCCCGGCCCGTCGGCCCGCCAAGAGCGGCCGCGGCGCGGCACTCGCAGGCGGTGATCCCCCTGGCGGCGATTGCGCCGCCCGTCGCACCGCAGGCCATGCTGCCGACCCTGCGCGGCGGGCAAACCATGACCTGGGCCGAAATGCACCTGCAGCTGGTCGACCTGCTGGCGCCGCCCTCGATCCTGGTGGACGCCGGGCACGAGATGCTGCACATCTCGCCCGCGGCCACGGCGTTCCTGTACTTCGGCGGCGGCGAGCCTTCGCGCAACGTGATGCAGGCCATCGTGCCCGACCTGAAGGCCGAACTGCAGACGGCGCTCCATCACGCGCACGAGCGGCACGAGCCTGTGGAGGTGGCGCCGGTGCGGGCGCGCATCGCCGGCGGCGAGGTGGAGGTGACCGTCAGCGTGCGGCCGGTGGAGGCGTTCGGCGGCGGCTTCCTGGTGCTGCTGCGCCGCCAGGACTTGCGCCAGGACGCGCTCGAGGGGAATTCCGGCGAAACCGCCCCTGCGGCCGGCGACGCCTTCGCCGTCCTGCCGCGTATGAAGCCCGAGCCCATCGCCAGCCACCTGGAGCGCGAGGTCGGACGCCTGAAGGCGCGCCTGCGCCAGACGGTGGAGCAGTACGAGGTCTCGACCGAGGAGCTCAAGGCGAGCAACGAAGAGCTGCACGCCATGAACGAGGAACTGCATGCGGCCGCCGAGGAGCTGGACACCAGCCGCGAGGAGCTGCAGTCGATCAACGAAGAGCTGACCACGGTCAACCAGGAACTGAAGAACAAGGTCGACGACCTGGGCCATGCCAACAGCGACATCGTGAATCTGATGGACGCGACGGCCATCGCCACCGTGTTCCTGGACCGGAACCTGCGCGTGATGCGCTTCACGCCGAGCGCGGCGACCATCTTCAAGCTGATCGCGAGCGACACGGGGCGCCCGCTCTCGGACCTGGTCACCGGGCTGGACTACCCCGAGCTCTCGGACGATGCGCGCGCCGTGCTGCGCTCGCTGCAGCCTTCGGAGCGCGAAGTGGGCGACGCGCGGGGCAACTGGTATCTGGCGCGCGCGCGGCCCTACCGCACCATCGAGGACGTGATCGCCGGCGTGGTGCTGAGCTTCGTGGACATCACCGAGCGCAAGGTCGCACAGGAATCACTCAGGCAATCTCAGGAGCGCTTCAGCGCCATCGTGAACCAGGCCTCGGTGGGCGTGGCGCAGATGCGGCTGGACGGCGAGATCACCTTCGCCAACACCTGCTACCGCGCGCTCACCGGCTACGGGGACGACGAGCTCCTGGGCCGGCGTGTGCTCGATTTCGTGCACCCGGCGGACCTTCCGGCGACGCAGTCGCTCTTCGAGCAGCTCGCCGCGCAGGGCAAGCCGTTCCAGGCCGAGAACCGCATCGTGCGCAAGAACGGCGAGGTCATGTGGCTGCACAAGAGCGTGACGGTGCTCACCGACGGCGGCGGCCGGCCCGACTCGGCGCTGATCGTCTGCACCGACGTGAGCGAGCGCAAGTTGGCCGAGGAAGCGCTGCGCGAGAGCCAGGAGCGCATGCGGCTGATGCTGGAGAACGCGATCGAGTACGCCATCTTCTCGGTCGACATGGAACGCCGCGTGACGAGCTGGAACGCCGGCGCCGAGCGGCTGCTGGGCTACAGCGAGCAGGAGATCCTCGGCCGCTCGGCCGACCTGATCTTCACCGAGGAAGACCGCGCCGCCGGCGCACCGGTCGAGGAGGCCCGCACCGCGCTCGCCGAAGGCCGCGCGGCGGACGACCGGCTGCACCAGCGCAAGGACGGCTCGCGCTTCTGGGCCAGCGGTGCGCTCATGCCAATGCACGACGGCGAGGGCAGGTCGATCGGACTGGTGAAGGTGCTGCGCGACCAGAGCAAGCAGCGCGCCGCGCAGCAGGAACTGGAGCAAAGCCGCGGCGAGCTGCTCTCCGCGCTGCGCGCCAACGAGGCCGCGCGCCGCGCGCTGGAAACGGCCGACGCGGCGAAAGACCGCTTTCTGGCGGTGCTCTCGCACGAGCTGCGCAACCCGCTCGCCTCGATCAGCGGCGCGGCCGAGCTGCTCGCGCCCGAATCGCTCGCCACGCAGGACCAGGCACGTGCCGCCCGCGTGATCCGCCGCCAGGCCTCGGTCATGAAGGTCATGCTGGGCGAGCTGCTCGACGTGTCGAGCCTGCGGCAGGGCCGGCTTGCGCTCAGCCGCGAGCGCATCAGCGCGCAGGCCATTGCGGATGCGGCGCTGGAGACGGTGCGGCCGCTCATCGAGCACGGGCGCCACACGCTCGATCTGGACATCGCCGAGGAAGAGATCGCGCTGGACGCCGACCCGATCCGGCTCAGCCAGGTGCTGTCGAACCTGCTGTCGAACGCCGCCAAGTACACGCCCGCGCCGGGGCGCATCGCGCTGTCGGTGCGGGCCGAGGCGCGCGACGCGGTGTTCGAGGTGACCGACGACGGCATCGGCATGGAGCCCGAGTCGATCGAGACGATGTTCGAGATGTTCGTGCAGAGCGAGCATGCGCACGCGCGCGCCAACGGCGGCCTGGGCATCGGTCTGGCGCTGGTGCGCAACATCGTGGAGCTGCACGGCGGCACCGTCACCGGCCACAGCGAAGGGCTGGGTCGGGGCTGCCGCTTCACGGTGCGGATTCCCACCGCGCGGCCGGCCGCGGCCATGTCGACGCTCGCGCCCGAAGCCGGCGGCGAGGCGCCGGTGCGGCTGCAGCGGCTTCTGCTCGCCGACGACAACGTCGATGCGCTCTGGGGCCTGGAGCAGATGCTCTCCAGGGCGGGCTTCGAGGTCGAGACAGTGAACAACGGCATCGATGCGCTGCGCGTGGCACAGGCGCTGCGCCCCGATGCGGCGGTGCTCGACATCGGCATGCCCGGCATGGACGGCCACGAGGTGGCGCGCCGCATCCGCGCCGAACCCTGGGGCCGCGAGCTCGTGCTGATCGCCGCCACCGGCTGGGGCCAGCCGGCCGACCGGGCCGCGGCGCTGG